The Chloracidobacterium sp. genome window below encodes:
- a CDS encoding carboxypeptidase regulatory-like domain-containing protein → MNHRQQTTWVGCGGTSWRRCRRCGLWLGVVFLLLNGGFAAQAPPATGLTISGVVVAESGAPLADAKVMCTSPTAPVASLLTGTDGRFTFTVPRVGKYTITATANGYRPQTQAVSLSRPDEIVSDLKLQLSPSSLRVVARSERTNVNLSGAVVTARLKDTARREVTALRALEGRRGEYFFGRMEAGVYEVTAVVTGYEAKTVEVVVPGERTTLEVTLLLNRVSTIPIGVRSLDRSFVAPRLPSNDVQTVFCDADGSVWFGTTAGVCRFDGQASQSSETPESFLAPLVGKSVTALARTTDGVLWFGTPDGLAFLPSGMTTVSFLSESARDVTCLLAGVGGELWVGTASGLYRYWPASTQWQPVADIGATRIADLHTLPDGGVAAATARGLFRWRPGQGWERLTPTAVGEAAVHGVAADPQSPTLWCTTSAGLCTVTPDGHLVAVPGALSQRPLGACRVDGEGRVWCARADGQGVIVYDPHRNEAAELLTDAAVVGVTCDLDHNLWFATDKGAFRHDVYSFVVFDTSRGLPDSDVYAVAPAAEPGRLWVGTARGVYAFDGVRFQSPHPDLAKLTVRALLAADDRLWVGAENGLWLWDGAAVRAVTADDRSLTRVRSLLLDAARQTLWVVTAKMLFKLNAVTLKPDGEAIPLDGEVRTATLARSGAVWLATNDGAYRYEPETAELVVIGDTRGLENLDVRAVVEQPQSGRFWLATGRGIETFDGVNFVSDSFQTAVQGGDVQALYVEQNAMEAFLWVALGDGSLRKFLLDEEGVAQTYRRDRYDLGGLRLRGVVKTPDGALWLATDAGLVRHRPNLRPPVVDIRLEADGAEIPSAREASLRAGFHRLKFRFTAVSQTGPVTYFYRLVGRDADWRRITPERTATTPTEYAVSGLPAGEHVFEVRALSRDLYGRTAAVRRYVVRIDAPFYLRGWFWAVCALVMTGGGTGVWLMQRARSREYVLPPALRKFTPIGRNPYVVGNPIRSQAMFFGREDDFQYVVRKLEATPQGLVIVFCGERRTGKSSILYQMANGRLGEAFTPVFIDMQEMLVRSDGEFFNRVARLIGEAVTKQTSAPWEPPDFTGEPNPYDRFRAFIEATLDRIGDRQLVWLVDEYELFETKVEDGKLSRDLVPFLASLLDRYARLSFVFTGSRRLEDRDRRFWRDLLRRSLFRKVSYLTPNDTRRLITEPVRDCVVYGRGVVDAIVRLTAGQPFYTQVLCQNIVDFLNEQKRHYVLRADVVAIVEEVVNNPLPQMMYFWDGLSDDEKLVLALMADVLLDEADVVTAERLATRIAEAGYPVTLSETTIRLTLEELFRNEVLEKYGDDTFAYRVDLLRHWIRRSHSVWQVVGEVRSR, encoded by the coding sequence ATGAATCATAGACAACAAACGACGTGGGTCGGTTGCGGCGGTACGTCGTGGCGACGTTGCCGCCGCTGCGGTCTGTGGTTGGGCGTGGTTTTCCTCCTGCTAAACGGTGGATTCGCCGCCCAAGCGCCGCCGGCGACGGGCTTGACCATCAGCGGCGTGGTCGTCGCCGAGTCCGGCGCTCCGCTGGCGGACGCCAAGGTAATGTGTACGAGCCCGACCGCCCCTGTGGCCTCCCTGCTGACGGGGACGGACGGCAGATTCACCTTCACCGTTCCGCGTGTCGGCAAATACACCATCACCGCCACCGCGAATGGCTATCGGCCGCAGACACAGGCCGTCAGCTTGAGTCGTCCCGACGAGATCGTCAGCGATCTGAAGCTCCAACTGTCCCCTAGCTCGCTGCGGGTCGTCGCGCGCAGTGAGCGCACCAATGTGAATCTCAGCGGTGCAGTCGTGACGGCGCGGCTGAAGGACACGGCGCGGCGTGAAGTCACCGCTCTGCGCGCGCTCGAAGGCCGCCGGGGTGAGTACTTCTTCGGACGCATGGAGGCGGGCGTTTACGAGGTCACGGCCGTCGTCACCGGCTACGAAGCTAAAACGGTCGAGGTCGTCGTTCCCGGCGAGCGGACGACGCTGGAAGTCACCCTTCTGTTGAACCGCGTATCCACCATTCCCATCGGCGTGCGCAGCTTGGATCGTTCATTCGTTGCGCCGCGCTTACCCTCCAATGACGTGCAGACTGTGTTTTGCGACGCCGATGGAAGCGTGTGGTTTGGGACGACCGCCGGCGTCTGCCGCTTTGACGGACAAGCGTCCCAGTCGTCTGAAACGCCGGAGTCGTTTCTTGCTCCCCTCGTCGGGAAATCCGTGACGGCGCTGGCGCGGACAACCGACGGTGTGCTGTGGTTCGGAACGCCTGACGGACTGGCGTTTCTGCCGTCGGGAATGACGACGGTGTCGTTTCTCTCCGAATCGGCGCGTGATGTGACCTGCCTATTGGCGGGTGTAGGCGGCGAGCTTTGGGTCGGGACGGCGAGCGGGCTGTACCGCTACTGGCCGGCCTCCACTCAGTGGCAACCGGTCGCTGACATTGGCGCGACGCGGATCGCCGACCTCCACACGTTGCCTGACGGCGGCGTGGCGGCGGCGACTGCCCGCGGACTGTTCCGGTGGCGGCCAGGGCAAGGCTGGGAACGGCTGACCCCGACCGCCGTCGGCGAGGCGGCCGTACACGGCGTCGCTGCCGATCCGCAGTCGCCGACGCTCTGGTGTACGACTTCCGCTGGGCTGTGCACGGTGACCCCAGACGGCCACCTTGTCGCTGTGCCGGGCGCTTTGTCGCAACGTCCGCTGGGAGCCTGTCGAGTGGATGGGGAAGGGCGCGTCTGGTGCGCCCGCGCCGACGGGCAGGGCGTCATTGTTTATGACCCCCACCGCAACGAGGCGGCGGAATTGCTAACTGACGCCGCCGTGGTGGGTGTGACCTGCGACCTTGACCACAACCTCTGGTTCGCCACGGACAAGGGTGCTTTCCGGCACGATGTCTATAGCTTCGTCGTCTTTGACACAAGTCGTGGCTTGCCGGACAGCGATGTGTACGCTGTAGCGCCCGCCGCTGAACCGGGCCGTCTCTGGGTTGGGACGGCGCGCGGCGTCTATGCCTTCGACGGCGTACGCTTTCAGAGTCCGCATCCCGACCTAGCCAAACTGACGGTTCGCGCGCTGCTGGCGGCGGACGATCGCCTGTGGGTTGGGGCGGAAAACGGCCTCTGGTTGTGGGACGGTGCAGCTGTTCGCGCCGTCACAGCCGACGACCGTTCCCTGACGCGGGTGCGGTCGTTGCTGCTGGACGCTGCGCGCCAAACGCTCTGGGTCGTCACAGCTAAGATGCTGTTCAAACTCAACGCCGTGACGCTAAAGCCGGACGGCGAAGCCATTCCGCTGGACGGCGAAGTGCGGACGGCGACGCTTGCCCGCTCCGGCGCGGTGTGGCTGGCCACTAACGACGGCGCGTACCGCTATGAGCCAGAAACGGCTGAACTCGTGGTCATCGGCGATACGCGCGGACTGGAGAACCTCGATGTGCGCGCCGTTGTTGAACAGCCCCAGAGCGGCCGCTTTTGGCTAGCGACGGGACGGGGGATTGAAACCTTCGACGGCGTGAACTTTGTCTCCGACAGTTTTCAGACGGCGGTGCAGGGCGGCGACGTACAAGCCCTGTACGTCGAGCAGAACGCCATGGAAGCCTTTCTGTGGGTCGCGTTGGGTGACGGCAGCCTGCGCAAATTTCTGCTGGACGAGGAAGGTGTGGCGCAGACCTACCGGCGGGATCGGTATGATCTCGGTGGTCTGCGTCTGCGCGGCGTTGTGAAAACGCCGGACGGCGCCCTCTGGCTCGCCACCGACGCCGGGCTGGTGCGGCATCGCCCCAACCTGCGTCCGCCCGTCGTGGACATTCGCCTAGAAGCCGACGGAGCAGAGATCCCGTCGGCGAGGGAAGCGTCACTGCGCGCTGGCTTCCATCGGTTGAAATTTCGCTTTACAGCTGTCAGTCAGACCGGCCCGGTGACGTACTTTTACCGCCTCGTCGGGCGCGACGCTGACTGGCGACGCATTACGCCGGAGCGCACAGCGACGACGCCGACCGAGTACGCTGTCAGCGGCCTGCCCGCCGGCGAACACGTCTTTGAAGTGCGGGCACTGAGTCGTGACCTGTACGGGCGGACGGCCGCCGTTCGGCGCTACGTCGTGCGGATTGACGCCCCGTTTTACCTGCGGGGCTGGTTCTGGGCCGTCTGCGCTTTAGTCATGACGGGCGGCGGCACAGGCGTCTGGCTTATGCAGCGTGCGCGCAGCCGGGAATACGTCCTGCCGCCGGCGCTGCGCAAATTCACGCCCATCGGACGCAATCCCTACGTCGTCGGCAACCCGATTCGCTCCCAAGCCATGTTTTTCGGCCGCGAGGATGATTTCCAGTACGTCGTGCGGAAGCTCGAGGCGACGCCGCAGGGACTGGTTATCGTTTTTTGCGGCGAGCGACGTACGGGAAAAAGTTCTATCCTCTACCAGATGGCGAACGGCCGGTTGGGTGAAGCATTTACGCCGGTCTTCATAGACATGCAGGAAATGCTGGTTCGCAGCGATGGAGAATTTTTCAACCGCGTCGCCCGTCTCATCGGCGAAGCCGTGACCAAACAAACGTCTGCGCCGTGGGAACCACCTGATTTCACAGGCGAGCCGAACCCGTATGACCGTTTCCGAGCATTCATTGAAGCGACGCTCGACCGGATCGGCGACCGGCAACTGGTGTGGCTGGTAGACGAGTATGAGTTGTTTGAGACGAAGGTGGAAGACGGCAAACTGTCGCGTGATCTCGTGCCGTTTCTGGCGAGTTTGCTGGATCGTTATGCACGTCTGTCGTTTGTGTTTACCGGCTCGCGGCGGCTGGAAGACCGAGATCGGCGCTTCTGGCGCGACTTGTTGCGGCGGTCACTGTTTCGGAAGGTGTCCTACCTGACGCCTAACGACACACGGCGGCTCATTACGGAACCGGTCAGAGACTGCGTCGTGTACGGTCGGGGCGTGGTGGATGCCATCGTGCGGTTGACGGCCGGACAGCCGTTTTACACGCAGGTGCTCTGCCAAAACATAGTTGATTTTCTCAATGAGCAGAAACGGCACTACGTGCTGCGGGCGGATGTCGTCGCCATTGTTGAGGAGGTCGTCAACAACCCGCTCCCGCAGATGATGTATTTTTGGGACGGTCTGAGTGACGATGAAAAACTGGTGCTGGCGCTGATGGCCGATGTGCTGCTGGACGAAGCCGACGTTGTCACGGCCGAACGTTTGGCCACGCGCATTGCGGAAGCGGGCTACCCTGTCACGCTGTCCGAGACGACGATTCGGCTGACGCTGGAAGAGTTGTTTCGCAACGAGGTGCTTGAAAAGTATGGCGATGACACTTTCGCTTACCGAGTGGATTTGCTGCGTCACTGGATTCGGCGCAGTCACAGCGTCTGGCAAGTCGTAGGCGAAGTGCGCTCGCGGTAG